One Pirellulales bacterium DNA segment encodes these proteins:
- a CDS encoding ThuA domain-containing protein, with protein MILFQALGISIAVVALCGCANSTPSPTSATTQPTFNVLVVTSRAKDHSKMIAAAAPMLKMMATDNHFDVDITDDDTVINDANLARYQVFVQLQEAPFDMTPQEQAALQKFIEEGHGWVGIHAAGLTGREFLAPGMTYWSWFETFLGGVVYSPHPPYQKGTLVVEDHNHPITRNLPDRMVISDEWYEFDKSPRPHVHVLAHADESTYKQKKPMGDHPMIWINEKYRRMVYIAIGHDASLCLNRDFEVLVRDAIFWADSQ; from the coding sequence ATGATCCTCTTCCAAGCCCTTGGCATCTCAATCGCAGTTGTCGCTCTATGCGGGTGTGCGAATAGCACGCCGTCCCCAACAAGTGCGACAACGCAGCCCACCTTCAACGTGCTCGTCGTCACCTCACGCGCCAAAGACCACTCGAAAATGATCGCGGCCGCGGCTCCCATGTTGAAGATGATGGCAACCGACAACCATTTCGATGTGGATATTACGGATGACGACACGGTCATCAATGATGCCAATCTCGCCCGGTATCAGGTCTTCGTTCAATTGCAGGAAGCGCCGTTTGATATGACCCCGCAGGAGCAGGCGGCTCTACAGAAATTCATCGAGGAGGGGCACGGCTGGGTTGGCATTCATGCGGCTGGGCTGACCGGCCGGGAATTTCTGGCGCCCGGCATGACTTACTGGAGCTGGTTCGAAACCTTCCTGGGCGGTGTGGTCTATTCGCCTCACCCGCCGTATCAGAAGGGCACGCTGGTCGTCGAGGATCACAATCATCCCATCACCAGAAACCTTCCCGACCGGATGGTCATCTCCGATGAGTGGTACGAGTTTGATAAGAGCCCGCGGCCGCACGTTCACGTGCTGGCGCACGCGGATGAATCGACCTACAAGCAGAAGAAGCCGATGGGTGATCATCCCATGATTTGGATCAATGAGAAGTATCGGCGGATGGTTTACATCGCCATCGGCCATGATGCTTCGCTCTGCTTGAACCGCGATTTCGAAGTGCTGGTGCGCGACGCGATCTTTTGGGCGGACTCTCAATAA
- a CDS encoding VOC family protein — protein sequence MRLSHINVTMPKGCEDIARSFYAGLLGLREIPKPEPIRDRGGVWFDAGGLDVHVSVEEQRAGADSYRHFGLECADVDGLRAKLQAAGVTTEEGRPAPWRRFFVQDPFGNRIEFHETGGLRG from the coding sequence ATGCGGCTTTCCCACATCAACGTGACCATGCCGAAGGGATGTGAGGACATTGCGCGTTCGTTTTATGCCGGGCTTTTGGGTTTGCGGGAAATCCCCAAGCCGGAGCCGATACGCGATCGCGGCGGTGTTTGGTTTGATGCTGGCGGATTGGACGTGCATGTTTCGGTGGAGGAACAGCGGGCGGGAGCCGACTCCTATCGACACTTTGGTCTTGAGTGTGCTGACGTCGACGGATTGCGAGCGAAGTTGCAGGCCGCCGGCGTGACGACGGAGGAGGGACGCCCGGCGCCGTGGCGGCGTTTTTTCGTGCAAGATCCGTTTGGAAATCGGATTGAGTTTCACGAGACCGGCGGATTACGAGGATGA
- a CDS encoding autotransporter-associated beta strand repeat-containing protein produces the protein MCLRHCFRVAFGVFCSRRFVLSWIKTAVLILSVVGVSNSALAASGTWGGGAGTGAWQTVGNWVFGRLPGATSGTTNPDTATFNGTGNITQIVPDAGRNPESITFDTAAPSYTIGTSNGNPLVLTSGGTIQIASTLFSGSHFTETIDAPLTLEGDYTLADNSANTGVLLDLGGTIESGIFGLQTLVVSGSGATTIAGAINDGVGTMALDMNGSGTLTLSGNNTFIGPTRVNAGALQLGDGTTNNGSVVGYILDNAALAFANPNAQSYARAISGTGSLTKSGAGRLTLSGNNTFTGTTTISAGTLQLGDGTTNNGSVASNITDNAALVFANPNAQNYAGAISGTGSLTKSGAGALTLGGNNTFSGGVTLSAGTVVIGNNNALGTGTLTAGGGTLQADGNGPYTLSDAVTLSNTLTVAGGNSFTLAGPISGSAGIVKTGAGTLTLSGTNSLSGAITVNAGTLQLANSTVLGTSTVVLNGGTLRASSALVATASLAGFGGTSTSVTGAGTGWTVNNTAITSNPINSNVLTLTDGAVFEARAAYSNTLQPIALGANGFNASYTYTPSSPNLATAADGVVFVLQNDARGLNAIGGLGGGFAYTSENGTPVQPSVAIALNIWAGHVIGTNLLTNGNPNNDTYLPVAPVNLVSGIPIDVSLAFNPIAQTITETLNEENTTNTFTHVYSAGDLAAAMGSDNVYVGFGGGTGYDVSTQTISKFSYTVTAPAVSVNNVVLNGGINSTIDVAATAAGPTVTIGTLSVGKGMGTALNVTATTAPMNQAYDLTIGVTTLAGDVAFNVANNGAGTGTLTLGAVSDGGSDSSITKTGAGTLTLSGTNSLGGATTVMGGTLNTAGSGTIGTGALTISTISGAVSAVNLGNSQTVSSLSGTLSGSVPTLGVAAGVMLTDSQSSGNTLFPGLLINSGAFIKSGNSSLELNGAPTLNANSVLQVNGGTLRFNIFIGGAATIGTGVTTTVSSGATLELAGSVSALSSGSNRVNITNNSGAAAGILVSGTHQHVGGIDGNGTTQVNAGSDLTADHIVQSALVIGGTAGSPALVMIDASGASGNPLDQSSGLVLADSLIPSGPFGAGDISSANSIGGTSGGADPEISLLGSSTVGGNASLVPEPSALVLMLVTLSSVVGEGIVRRRRAR, from the coding sequence ATGTGCTTACGCCATTGCTTCCGAGTCGCGTTTGGCGTCTTTTGCTCGCGACGATTTGTTCTCAGTTGGATCAAGACCGCGGTCCTCATCCTGTCGGTCGTCGGAGTGAGCAACTCCGCGCTTGCCGCCAGCGGCACATGGGGCGGGGGCGCCGGCACCGGGGCTTGGCAGACCGTCGGCAACTGGGTCTTTGGGCGGCTTCCCGGCGCTACCTCGGGCACCACCAATCCGGATACGGCCACGTTTAACGGCACCGGTAACATCACCCAGATTGTTCCCGACGCCGGGCGTAATCCGGAGAGCATCACGTTTGACACGGCGGCCCCAAGCTACACAATTGGCACGTCGAACGGAAACCCCCTGGTCTTGACCTCCGGCGGGACAATCCAGATCGCCAGCACGTTGTTTAGCGGCAGTCACTTTACCGAGACGATTGACGCTCCGCTGACGCTGGAAGGAGATTACACTTTGGCCGACAACAGCGCGAACACGGGGGTCTTGCTGGACCTTGGAGGCACGATCGAGAGCGGGATCTTCGGACTTCAAACCCTCGTAGTCTCCGGTTCCGGCGCCACGACCATCGCCGGCGCAATCAATGACGGGGTTGGCACCATGGCACTGGATATGAACGGTTCTGGCACGCTGACCTTGAGCGGCAACAACACCTTCATCGGCCCCACCAGAGTCAACGCTGGGGCTCTGCAGCTCGGCGACGGCACGACGAACAACGGTTCGGTCGTCGGCTACATCCTCGACAATGCCGCACTCGCTTTCGCTAACCCGAATGCCCAGAGCTATGCGCGTGCCATCAGCGGCACGGGCTCCCTCACCAAGTCTGGCGCCGGCAGGCTGACCTTGAGCGGCAACAACACCTTCACCGGCACCACCACGATCAGCGCTGGAACTCTGCAGCTCGGCGACGGCACGACGAACAACGGTTCGGTTGCAAGCAACATCACCGACAATGCCGCGCTGGTTTTCGCTAACCCGAATGCCCAGAACTATGCGGGTGCCATCAGCGGCACGGGCTCCCTCACCAAGTCTGGCGCCGGCGCCCTGACTCTCGGCGGCAACAATACCTTCTCCGGTGGCGTGACGCTGAGTGCGGGGACAGTCGTCATTGGAAACAACAACGCGCTCGGAACCGGCACACTTACGGCGGGCGGCGGAACGCTGCAAGCGGATGGCAACGGGCCATACACCCTCAGCGACGCCGTCACCCTGAGCAACACGCTGACCGTGGCCGGCGGAAACAGTTTCACCTTGGCCGGCCCGATCAGTGGCAGCGCGGGAATCGTGAAGACCGGCGCCGGCACGCTCACGCTTTCGGGCACGAACAGCCTCTCCGGCGCCATCACCGTCAACGCCGGGACGCTTCAACTGGCCAACTCCACTGTCCTGGGCACGAGCACGGTGGTCCTGAACGGGGGCACGTTGCGCGCCTCGTCTGCTCTTGTCGCCACGGCTTCGTTGGCCGGTTTCGGCGGTACGAGCACGAGTGTCACCGGCGCCGGGACCGGTTGGACCGTCAACAACACGGCGATCACCAGCAACCCGATCAACAGCAATGTGCTCACGTTGACCGACGGCGCAGTTTTTGAAGCTCGCGCGGCCTATTCGAATACGCTTCAGCCCATCGCGCTAGGCGCCAATGGCTTCAATGCCTCGTATACGTACACACCAAGCAGCCCGAATCTGGCGACAGCCGCGGATGGGGTCGTGTTCGTCCTGCAAAATGATGCGCGAGGTTTGAACGCCATCGGCGGGTTGGGCGGGGGCTTCGCCTACACCTCGGAAAACGGCACACCCGTCCAGCCGAGCGTCGCGATCGCACTGAATATCTGGGCCGGTCACGTGATCGGCACGAACCTGCTCACGAACGGCAATCCCAACAACGACACCTATCTGCCGGTCGCGCCGGTCAATCTCGTCAGCGGCATTCCGATCGACGTCTCACTCGCGTTCAATCCAATCGCCCAAACGATCACCGAAACGCTCAACGAGGAGAACACCACCAACACGTTTACTCACGTCTACTCGGCCGGCGACCTGGCGGCCGCGATGGGCAGCGACAACGTTTACGTCGGATTCGGCGGCGGGACCGGCTACGATGTCTCGACCCAGACGATCAGCAAATTCAGCTACACCGTGACGGCTCCGGCGGTGTCCGTCAACAACGTGGTGCTCAATGGCGGGATCAATTCGACGATCGACGTGGCCGCCACCGCTGCGGGACCAACGGTGACGATCGGCACGCTGAGCGTCGGCAAGGGCATGGGCACTGCGCTGAACGTCACCGCCACGACTGCTCCGATGAACCAGGCGTACGACCTGACTATCGGGGTGACGACGCTGGCCGGCGATGTTGCCTTCAATGTTGCCAATAATGGCGCTGGGACCGGTACGCTAACTTTGGGCGCCGTCAGCGACGGAGGCTCAGATAGTTCGATTACGAAGACTGGCGCCGGCACGCTCACGCTTTCGGGTACGAACAGCCTCGGCGGCGCCACTACCGTGATGGGCGGGACGCTCAATACGGCCGGCAGCGGCACAATCGGCACCGGCGCGCTTACGATCAGCACCATCAGCGGGGCCGTCTCAGCCGTCAACCTCGGCAATAGTCAGACCGTGAGCAGCCTCTCCGGCACGCTCTCCGGCAGTGTTCCGACGCTCGGCGTCGCCGCGGGAGTCATGCTAACCGACAGTCAATCGAGCGGGAACACCTTGTTTCCCGGTCTGTTGATTAACTCGGGTGCGTTTATTAAGTCCGGCAACAGTTCTCTTGAACTCAATGGCGCCCCAACCTTGAACGCCAACAGCGTGTTGCAAGTCAACGGCGGCACGTTGCGATTCAACATCTTCATTGGCGGCGCGGCCACGATCGGCACGGGCGTGACCACGACCGTCTCCAGCGGTGCCACGCTCGAACTGGCTGGCTCGGTCTCGGCGCTGTCCTCCGGCTCCAACCGCGTGAACATCACGAACAACAGCGGCGCCGCCGCCGGGATCCTTGTCTCCGGCACGCATCAGCACGTCGGCGGGATTGACGGCAACGGCACCACGCAGGTCAACGCCGGGAGCGATCTAACCGCCGATCACATCGTGCAAAGCGCGCTCGTGATCGGCGGCACGGCCGGATCGCCGGCCCTCGTGATGATCGACGCCAGCGGTGCCTCGGGCAATCCTTTGGATCAGTCGAGCGGACTTGTCTTGGCCGATTCGTTGATACCCAGCGGCCCATTTGGAGCGGGCGACATCAGTTCTGCTAACTCGATCGGCGGCACCAGCGGCGGCGCCGATCCAGAGATCTCGTTGCTTGGCTCTTCCACCGTGGGCGGCAACGCATCGTTGGTTCCCGAGCCGTCCGCGCTCGTTCTGATGCTCGTCACGCTTTCGAGCGTAGTTGGCGAGGGGATCGTACGCCGGCGCCGTGCTCGGTGA
- a CDS encoding sugar phosphate isomerase/epimerase family protein, with the protein MSKTRREFLAAAAVAGTAIAAPALAATPQQEPTTRPASSQPLRIGLATYSLWQFRNPDYHSVEKCIDLAAMWGFDSVDVLQVQLEHDDFPYLQQLKRRAFTQGLDLHGFSTHQTFLTADAAKRRTNVEHTIFCLEQAYALGIPSMRVQTGTWGTSKDFDDLMAHRGIEPTPAGRTEEEGFKWVIDCFQQCIPTAEKCGVTMGLENHWGLGRTPEGVLRVVEGVNSPWLRVTCDIGNFLEDPYDKLDAIAKYATLVHAKTYYGGGLWYSLDLDYARIGAMLRRHKYHGYVTLEFEGKEDPRSAVPKSLSLLRSTLVVD; encoded by the coding sequence ATGTCAAAGACTCGTCGAGAATTCTTGGCTGCGGCCGCAGTGGCTGGCACGGCAATCGCTGCTCCGGCGCTTGCGGCCACACCGCAGCAGGAGCCGACGACGCGACCGGCCTCTTCGCAGCCGCTGCGTATCGGGTTGGCGACATATTCGCTCTGGCAGTTCCGGAACCCGGACTATCACAGCGTCGAAAAGTGCATTGATCTGGCCGCCATGTGGGGATTCGACTCGGTCGACGTGCTCCAGGTCCAGCTCGAGCACGACGACTTTCCCTATCTCCAGCAGTTGAAGCGGCGGGCGTTTACTCAGGGCCTCGACCTGCACGGCTTTTCCACGCACCAGACTTTCCTCACGGCCGATGCCGCCAAGCGCCGCACGAACGTCGAGCATACGATTTTCTGTCTCGAACAGGCGTATGCCTTGGGCATCCCCTCGATGCGCGTGCAGACCGGCACCTGGGGCACGAGCAAGGATTTCGACGATCTGATGGCTCACCGCGGGATCGAGCCGACGCCCGCCGGCCGCACGGAGGAAGAGGGCTTTAAATGGGTGATCGATTGCTTCCAGCAGTGCATCCCCACGGCGGAGAAGTGCGGCGTGACGATGGGCCTGGAAAACCATTGGGGCCTCGGCCGCACTCCCGAGGGCGTGCTCCGCGTCGTTGAAGGAGTGAACTCGCCGTGGCTGCGCGTGACTTGCGACATCGGCAATTTTCTCGAAGACCCTTACGACAAGCTCGACGCGATCGCCAAATATGCGACGTTGGTCCATGCCAAGACGTACTACGGCGGCGGGCTTTGGTATTCGCTCGACCTCGACTACGCCCGCATCGGCGCGATGCTGAGGCGGCACAAGTACCACGGCTACGTGACGCTGGAATTCGAAGGCAAGGAAGACCCGCGCAGCGCCGTGCCCAAAAGCCTATCGCTGCTCCGCAGCACGCTCGTGGTCGATTGA
- a CDS encoding ThuA domain-containing protein: MNRFGRCANAIAFCILVGCQTNNPKVATGPPPFHVLVMAETGGVHAPFVAAAKSWLADQAAKQHFTLDYIENADRINDEFLSHYQLFLQLNYPPYGWSPTAMAAFQKYLTEGRGGWVGLHHASLLGDFDGYHVWPWYDQFMGGIIWKDYIPKFASGIVNVEDANHPVMKGIPASFVIKKEEWYTYDKSPRQNVHVIASVDESTYIPNGRVKMGDHPVIWTNDKIKARNVYIFMGHSPVLFDDIAYKAILTNGILWAAGRN; the protein is encoded by the coding sequence ATGAACCGCTTTGGTCGCTGTGCCAATGCGATTGCCTTCTGCATTCTCGTTGGCTGTCAAACTAATAATCCGAAGGTCGCGACTGGTCCACCGCCGTTTCACGTGCTCGTGATGGCTGAGACCGGCGGCGTGCACGCTCCGTTCGTTGCCGCGGCAAAGTCCTGGCTTGCGGATCAGGCGGCAAAGCAGCACTTCACGCTGGACTACATCGAGAACGCCGACCGGATCAACGATGAGTTTCTTTCGCACTACCAGCTTTTTCTGCAACTGAACTATCCACCGTACGGCTGGAGTCCCACCGCCATGGCGGCGTTCCAGAAATACCTGACCGAAGGCAGGGGCGGTTGGGTGGGCCTGCATCACGCATCGCTGCTCGGCGATTTTGATGGTTACCATGTCTGGCCTTGGTATGACCAGTTCATGGGCGGCATCATCTGGAAAGACTACATTCCCAAATTCGCTTCGGGAATAGTCAACGTCGAAGACGCAAATCATCCGGTGATGAAGGGCATCCCGGCCTCGTTCGTCATCAAGAAGGAAGAATGGTACACGTACGACAAAAGTCCCCGCCAAAATGTGCATGTGATCGCTAGCGTGGATGAGTCGACCTATATCCCCAATGGCCGCGTGAAGATGGGAGATCATCCGGTGATTTGGACGAACGATAAGATCAAAGCACGCAACGTCTATATTTTCATGGGTCATTCGCCGGTGCTGTTTGATGACATCGCCTACAAGGCAATTCTGACAAACGGGATTCTGTGGGCGGCAGGGCGGAACTAA